In a genomic window of Vigna angularis cultivar LongXiaoDou No.4 chromosome 6, ASM1680809v1, whole genome shotgun sequence:
- the LOC108341411 gene encoding spermidine hydroxycinnamoyl transferase, with protein MVTIKASYTVVPNQPTPEGFQWLSDPDQVARQSHTPTIYVYHAKHNHNALIERIRNSLSKILCYYYPVAGRLRKLEEDGRLELNCNAKGAVLIEAESTKTVHDYGDFMDESAKDLVPTVHYTNTPIEELPLLVVQVTSFLGDEAFSIGVAISHTLTDGVAAIQFINSWAKLARGDTLEPHEMPFLDRTVLKFTAPPSPPRFDHQEFKSLPLILGRSDTTLEKSKRVGAMSLKLTAEQVGKLKNKANADKSTEGSRPYSRFEAIGAHVWRCASKARRLDENQPTLLRFNADIRNRVIPPLPRNYFGNALVLKTASSRAGEILSTSLGHAAQKIREAVEELTYEYIKSQFDLIRSQDDMDKARALSFGINEGKDAVFVGNPNLRITSWLSMPIHGADFGWGKPVYFGLAGGTVQERALITHDPNGDGSVILFLHFQMEHIQLFENYFYNDI; from the exons ATGGTAACCATCAAAGCTTCTTACACAGTAGTTCCAAATCAACCAACCCCAGAGGGTTTTCAATGGCTGTCTGATCCTGACCAAGTGGCGCGTCAGAGCCACACACCCACCATCTACGTTTACCATGCAAAGCACAATCATAACGCATTAATTGAACGCATAAGAAACTCTCTTAGCAAGATTTTGTGTTACTACTATCCAGTGGCTGGTAGATTGAGAAAGTTAGAAGAAGATGGCAGGTTGGAACTGAATTGTAATGCAAAAGGAGCGGTGTTGATTGAAGCAGAATCCACAAAAACAGTGCATGATTATGGTGATTTTATGGATGAGTCCGCCAAGGACTTGGTTCCAACAGTTCATTACACAAACACCCCAATTGAGGAACTTCCCTTGTTAGTAGTGCAAGTAACGAGTTTCCTTGGCGATGAAGCGTTTTCCATTGGAGTTGCTATATCTCATACTTTGACTGATGGTGTTGCTGCCATTCAGTTCATTAACTCATGGGCAAAGTTGGCTCGTGGAGACACATTAGAGCCTCATGAAATGCCCTTTCTGGATCGAACTGTGCTAAAATTCACAGCCCCTCCATCACCCCCACGCTTTGATCACCAAGAATTCAAGTCTTTGCCTCTCATATTAGGAAGAAGTGACACCACTCTTGAGAAAAGCAAGAGGGTAGGCGCCATGTCGTTGAAACTGACAGCAGAACAAGTGGGGAAGTTGAAGAACAAGGCCAATGCTGATAAATCAACAGAAGGGTCAAGACCTTATAGCAGATTTGAGGCCATTGGTGCACATGTATGGAGATGTGCATCTAAGGCTCGTAGATTAGACGAGAATCAACCAACTCTGCTGCGGTTCAATGCTGATATTCGCAATAGAGTAATTCCACCTCTCCCTAGGAATTACTTTGGGAATGCTTTGGTCTTAAAAACTGCATCATCGCGCGCTGGAGAAATCTTATCAACTTCTTTGGGTCATGCAGCTCAGAAAATAAGAGAAGCAGTTGAAGAACTTACATATGAGTATATAAAATCACAG tttgacCTCATTAGAAGTCAAGACGATATGGATAAAGCAAGGGCTTTGTCCTTTGGAATAAATGAAGGTAAGGATGCAGTGTTTGTTGGGAATCCTAACCTTCGTATTACAAGTTGGCTGAGTATGCCAATTCATGGAGCAGATTTTGGGTGGGGAAAGCCTGTGTATTTTGGTCTAGCAGGTGGGACTGTACAGGAGAGGGCACTGATTACCCACGATCCAAATGGTGATGGCTCTGTTATTCTGTTTCTACACTTTCAGATGGAACATATTCAGCTTTTCGAGAACTATTTCtataatgatatataa